A section of the Sphingomonas sp. LT1P40 genome encodes:
- a CDS encoding LysR substrate-binding domain-containing protein: protein MRRLPPLTAIEAFVQVARLGSVKAASEELALSSPALSRRVQALERFIGKQLFERRHQAMKLNADGERLLGLIAPALDTMSDAIESMTSGAELLRLRLGTPSLFATQRLLPFLHELRAAHPQLHLDIDTGGHGMSRLGDGLDAAIVLARDIEPTLYARRLDRNRIRPVAARRLVEGPDAITEPAQLAGYSVLAHRDMADSFEIWRASLGMPDLEPVAIDLFDSGTLMLEAAAQGVGVAFMLDSHNIDPRDPRIGTLFGEATVKSPYSYWFVCRPRALEQRPVKMFHDWLIKLIEIDA from the coding sequence TGCGAAGGTTGCCACCCCTCACCGCCATCGAAGCGTTCGTCCAAGTTGCAAGGCTGGGGTCGGTCAAGGCCGCGTCGGAGGAACTGGCATTGTCGTCACCCGCGCTCAGTCGCCGGGTTCAGGCGCTGGAACGGTTCATCGGCAAACAATTGTTCGAGCGGCGGCATCAGGCAATGAAGCTCAATGCCGATGGCGAGCGGCTGCTCGGCCTGATCGCGCCTGCGCTAGACACGATGAGCGACGCGATCGAGAGCATGACCAGCGGCGCGGAACTGCTGCGGCTGCGGCTCGGCACGCCGTCATTGTTCGCAACGCAGCGGTTGCTTCCATTCCTGCACGAATTGCGCGCGGCGCATCCGCAGCTCCATCTGGATATCGATACCGGCGGACATGGCATGTCGCGGCTGGGCGACGGGCTGGACGCGGCGATCGTGCTGGCGCGCGATATCGAACCGACGCTCTATGCGCGGCGACTCGACCGCAACCGCATCCGCCCGGTGGCGGCACGGCGGCTGGTCGAGGGGCCGGACGCGATTACCGAGCCGGCGCAGCTGGCGGGCTACAGCGTGCTCGCACACCGCGACATGGCCGACAGTTTCGAGATCTGGCGCGCGTCGCTGGGCATGCCGGATCTGGAGCCGGTGGCGATCGACCTGTTCGATTCGGGTACGCTGATGCTGGAGGCGGCGGCACAGGGTGTCGGTGTCGCCTTCATGCTCGACTCGCACAATATCGACCCGCGCGACCCGCGAATCGGGACGCTGTTCGGCGAGGCGACGGTGAAAAGCCCGTACAGCTATTGGTTCGTCTGCCGCCCCCGCGCGCTGGAGCAGCGCCCGGTGAAAATGTTTCACGACTGGCTTATCAAGCTGATCGAAATCGACGCCTAG